The proteins below are encoded in one region of Flavobacteriales bacterium:
- a CDS encoding Spy/CpxP family protein refolding chaperone — translation MKKLMATAAVVALLAGTGFAQDNSVKRGPAPERAQMKEGKHRDMMADIPNLTEEQKSQIKAIREEGRKQSEPQQKEMKELRSKLQELKAAENPDQKQINQLIDKSALLKAEMEKSRTASELKVRSILTPEQRKVVDAKQKEHIEMREKKQMERKEMKDAK, via the coding sequence ATGAAAAAGTTAATGGCAACAGCAGCGGTAGTGGCACTTTTGGCAGGAACTGGATTTGCGCAGGATAATTCCGTAAAGCGCGGTCCAGCACCAGAAAGAGCACAAATGAAAGAGGGGAAGCATCGTGATATGATGGCCGATATTCCAAATTTGACGGAAGAGCAGAAGTCACAGATAAAAGCAATCCGCGAAGAAGGACGCAAGCAATCAGAACCCCAGCAAAAGGAAATGAAAGAACTGCGTTCAAAATTGCAGGAATTGAAGGCGGCTGAAAATCCAGATCAAAAACAGATCAACCAACTGATTGACAAATCAGCTTTGTTGAAAGCTGAAATGGAAAAATCAAGAACAGCTTCTGAATTGAAAGTTAGAAGCATTCTTACTCCCGAGCAACGCAAAGTGGTAGATGCAAAGCAAAAGGAACACATAGAAATGCGCGAGAAAAAGCAAATGGAGCGTAAGGAAATGAAAGACGCGAAATAA
- a CDS encoding nuclear transport factor 2 family protein, with protein MKSLLPILASLFLLACHNPTPPDMKAEEKIRTVLAEQQECWNKGDIDCFMQGYWNSDSLRFIGKSGINYGWQATLDNYKKSYPDKAAMGTLNFELLDLEPIGTDNYLVTGKWKLTRETDEPNGLFTLIWKRFGDEWKIIYDHSS; from the coding sequence ATGAAATCACTCTTACCAATACTGGCCAGCCTCTTTCTTTTGGCCTGCCACAATCCTACTCCACCAGACATGAAAGCCGAAGAAAAGATCAGAACCGTGCTTGCCGAGCAACAGGAATGTTGGAACAAAGGCGACATCGACTGCTTTATGCAGGGCTACTGGAACTCCGATTCGCTGCGATTTATAGGAAAGTCGGGTATCAACTATGGCTGGCAAGCAACATTGGATAATTACAAGAAGTCATATCCTGACAAAGCTGCGATGGGCACTTTGAACTTCGAACTCTTGGATCTAGAACCCATCGGAACTGACAATTACCTCGTCACCGGAAAGTGGAAACTGACCCGCGAAACGGATGAACCGAATGGCCTGTTCACCCTCATCTGGAAACGCTTTGGCGATGAGTGGAAGATCATTTATGATCATTCGAGCTAA
- a CDS encoding pirin family protein — MKRSIHKIIPAQKVNMGGIILDQSLPVHGVEQIDPFLLIHHWANKLPGGEREKDLGVGPHPHRGFSPVTLIFKGAVHHRDSLGTKSVIKAGGAQWMNSGKGIVHSERPPKELAEAGGDFELIQFWANTPADRKMEPAKYQPLTAEKTPWITSEDGKVKAGVVAGETLGKTGPIELMTPMLVMRFEIGKDGKMEVPIPKDFNAIFYLLDGKLEVNGERHAGAKDLVWFKNDGESISFEGLEETRAILLAGEPINEPLATYGPFVMNNQTQIMEALRDYQMGKMGVLIEEFDS, encoded by the coding sequence ATGAAACGTTCAATCCACAAGATCATACCAGCCCAAAAGGTAAATATGGGCGGCATCATATTAGATCAATCGCTGCCTGTGCATGGCGTAGAGCAGATCGATCCATTCCTATTAATTCACCATTGGGCCAATAAATTGCCGGGTGGCGAAAGAGAAAAAGACCTTGGCGTGGGGCCGCATCCACACCGCGGCTTCTCACCGGTTACACTGATATTTAAAGGTGCAGTGCATCACCGCGATTCCTTGGGAACCAAAAGCGTGATCAAGGCAGGTGGCGCGCAATGGATGAACAGCGGAAAAGGCATCGTTCACAGCGAGCGACCTCCAAAAGAATTGGCCGAAGCGGGTGGCGATTTCGAACTCATTCAGTTCTGGGCAAACACGCCTGCCGACCGAAAGATGGAACCAGCCAAGTATCAACCACTCACCGCAGAAAAAACACCTTGGATCACTTCCGAAGATGGAAAAGTGAAAGCAGGTGTTGTGGCAGGAGAAACATTGGGTAAGACCGGTCCGATTGAATTGATGACGCCAATGCTCGTGATGCGTTTCGAGATCGGGAAAGACGGAAAGATGGAAGTTCCGATCCCGAAAGATTTCAATGCGATATTTTATCTGCTTGACGGTAAACTTGAGGTAAATGGCGAACGCCACGCGGGAGCAAAAGACCTCGTTTGGTTTAAGAATGATGGCGAAAGCATTTCGTTTGAAGGCTTGGAAGAAACCCGTGCCATTCTGTTGGCCGGTGAACCCATCAACGAGCCATTGGCCACCTACGGACCTTTCGTAATGAACAACCAAACGCAGATTATGGAAGCGCTACGCGATTACCAAATGGGTAAAATGGGCGTGTTGATAGAGGAGTTTGATTCGTAA